The following are encoded together in the Streptococcus oralis genome:
- a CDS encoding Imm6 family immunity protein codes for MLTSYFMLIFAEAIANRMETEYTSHIRTALDACWSFLENRNKRGEELYRLLDDGTDFSGIFIYMQLDENEANGLLWDNISYAIGVTAKEAFEFENKKEFPSPLENIEPDLLDVFIDNLKKISMDLYHHVETVKRFINGNPYPSRESALKALDKMGLL; via the coding sequence ATGCTTACGAGTTATTTTATGTTGATTTTTGCTGAGGCAATTGCGAATCGTATGGAAACAGAATATACTTCACATATTCGAACCGCCTTGGATGCATGTTGGAGTTTTTTGGAGAATAGAAATAAAAGGGGAGAGGAACTTTATCGCCTTTTAGATGATGGGACAGACTTCAGTGGAATATTTATCTACATGCAATTAGATGAAAATGAAGCGAATGGTCTCTTGTGGGACAACATTAGTTATGCAATAGGTGTGACTGCTAAAGAAGCTTTTGAGTTTGAAAATAAGAAGGAGTTTCCTTCTCCCTTAGAGAACATTGAACCAGATCTACTTGATGTCTTTATTGATAATTTAAAAAAAATCAGCATGGATCTTTATCATCACGTCGAAACAGTAAAACGTTTCATCAATGGAAATCCATACCCATCAAGAGAATCTGCCCTAAAAGCACTAGATAAGATGGGCTTACTATGA